The following are from one region of the Falco biarmicus isolate bFalBia1 chromosome 1, bFalBia1.pri, whole genome shotgun sequence genome:
- the SOD3 gene encoding extracellular superoxide dismutase [Cu-Zn] — protein sequence MLLLLSLVTGLALSASGVMTDKETDPSQESFHDIQKKVNDLWQNLLYPVMPGNETDGMIYATCEMKPSSKIDADKPQVSGQVLFRQYYSYGRLEAIFYLDGFPLDNNQSGRAIHIHELGDLSKGCDSTGGHYNPFRVNHPRHPGDFGNFFPKEGKIRKYKTNLFATMFGPYSITGRSVVIHEQEDDMGKGNNKASLENGNAGKRLACCVIGICNKNLWEEKLSEVTDKKKRGLNKRT from the coding sequence ATGCTTCTGCTCCTTTCTCTGGTCACCGGGCTTGCCCTGTCTGCCTCTGGTGTCATGACAGACAAAGAAACTGACCCAAGCCAGGAGTCGTTTCATGACATACAGAAAAAAGTGAATGACCTCTGGCAGAATTTGCTTTACCCGGTAATGCCTGGTAACGAGACGGATGGGATGATTTATGCCACTTGTGAAATGAAGCCCAGCTCCAAAATAGATGCTGACAAGCCACAAGTGTCTGGACAAGTCTTATTCAGACAGTATTACTCATATGGAAGATTAGAAGCCATTTTTTACTTGGATGGGTTCCCGCTGGATAACAATCAGTCTGGTAGAGCTATACACATCCATGAGCTTGGGGATCTCAGCAAGGGCTGTGACTCTACGGGAGGACACTACAACCCTTTCAGAGTGAATCACCCCCGTCACCCAGGGGATTTCGGCaacttttttcctaaagaaggcaaaatcagaaaatacaaaacaaatctCTTCGCCACTATGTTTGGTCCATATTCCATCACGGGCAGATCCGTTGTGATCCACGAGCAGGAAGATGACATGGGCAAGGGCAACAATAAGGCCAGTttggaaaatggaaatgctggGAAACGTCTGGCTTGCTGCGTGATTGGGATATGCAACAAGAACTTGTGGGAAGAGAAATTGTCTGAGGTTACCGACAAGAAGAAGAGAGGGCTCAACAAACGAACATAG